The Candidatus Binataceae bacterium genome has a window encoding:
- a CDS encoding HAD family hydrolase, translating into MAAREFKAIFFDLDGTLVDIHGPLYIAARNALRDIGHHSDLTPEQYREALNRNEVWLGVPENRRPEYVQLAFAYFMTEIDKTERLEVLPHVAETLAELKRRRYATAVVTSRPGEARRLIEKLAMVGLAAYLDHVVTQPTSSMKDLLDKTELLKQTAMRVSVLPPACLYVGDEPRDIMAAQQAGFGGTVGVATGAASFSYLKNHPQHRPDHVINSMAQLLGLLEAMRQGVPR; encoded by the coding sequence TTGGCTGCACGCGAATTCAAGGCGATTTTCTTCGATCTCGACGGAACCCTCGTCGATATACACGGGCCGCTCTACATCGCCGCGCGCAACGCACTCAGAGACATCGGGCACCACTCCGATCTCACGCCCGAGCAATACCGCGAGGCACTGAACCGCAACGAGGTGTGGCTTGGCGTGCCGGAGAATCGTCGACCCGAGTATGTCCAGCTGGCCTTTGCCTATTTCATGACGGAAATCGACAAGACCGAGCGACTGGAGGTCCTGCCGCACGTGGCGGAGACGCTGGCCGAACTCAAACGAAGACGCTACGCGACTGCAGTGGTGACCAGTCGTCCAGGAGAGGCTCGGCGGCTGATCGAGAAGCTTGCGATGGTGGGCCTGGCCGCATACCTGGACCACGTCGTCACACAACCGACCTCATCGATGAAAGACTTGCTCGACAAAACCGAGTTGCTGAAGCAGACCGCAATGAGGGTATCGGTACTGCCGCCGGCGTGCCTGTACGTGGGCGATGAGCCTCGCGACATAATGGCCGCGCAGCAAGCCGGGTTTGGAGGGACAGTTGGAGTTGCGACCGGAGCTGCGTCGTTTTCGTATCTTAAGAATCATCCACAGCACCGGCCCGACCACGTGATCAATTCGATGGCTCAGCTCTTGGGTCTCCTCGAGGCTATGCGTCAGGGAGTGCCACGGTGA